The following coding sequences are from one Oncorhynchus kisutch isolate 150728-3 linkage group LG23, Okis_V2, whole genome shotgun sequence window:
- the macir gene encoding macrophage immunometabolism regulator, which translates to MSVKMEMDVSGVSRTPISVLPAAAEVKAMLKPDTGDRPRCASTPCSPIKSTVSGFQILHMDSNYLVGFTTGEELLKLAHKWSPNPEKTLITTPTTTPSTASEALPSSVPKPMDLGIHRASRIYKAKNRYYQPYDIPVVNGRRRRRMPSSGDPYLRPLSQGEGGPGRALHHGPLPLCLLKGKRAQSKSLDYLNLDKMSVKEPPADTEVLQFQLQHLTLRSERMFTRNKT; encoded by the coding sequence ATGTCGGTAAAGATGGAAATGGATGTCAGTGGCGTGTCTAGGACACCCATCTCTGTTCTACCTGCTGCTGCAGAGGTCAAAGCCATGCTGAAACCCGATACAGGGGACAGGCCCCGCTGTGCCAGTACCCCCTGCTCCCCCATCAAAAGTACTGTTTCAGGCTTCCAGATTCTCCACATGGACTCCAACTACCTAGTCGGCTTCACCACCGGCGAGGAGCTGCTAAAACTAGCCCACAAGTGGTCTCCCAACCCAGAGAAGACCCTTATCACCACACCGACCACCACACCGTCAACAGCATCAGAGGCCTTGCCCAGTTCTGTCCCCAAACCCATGGACCTGGGCATCCACCGGGCGTCGCGCATCTACAAAGCCAAAAACCGCTACTACCAGCCATACGACATCCCCGTGGTCAACGGGCGCCGGCGTAGGCGCATGCCCAGCTCAGGTGACCCCTACCTCAGGCCCCTGTCCCAAGGGGAGGGTGGCCCAGGGAGGGCCCTGCACCACGGCCCCCTGCCCCTCTGCCTTCTCAAGGGAAAGAGGGCCCAGTCCAAGTCCCTGGACTACCTCAACCTGGACAAAATGAGTGTCAAGGAGCCTCCGGCCGACACAGAGGTGCTGCAGTTCCAGCTCCAGCACCTGACGCTGCGGAGCGAGCGCATGTTCACCAGGAACAAGACATGA